One Ignavibacteria bacterium DNA window includes the following coding sequences:
- a CDS encoding class I SAM-dependent methyltransferase, producing the protein MEEFLYPHFYKIENEHWWFAARQKILWNFISKNFSLKSSSKILDVGCGTGAILDTFSKHFDAYGQDVSQQAVDFCKQRGLKNVFRGFLNELPSYLNNFDLVTAFDVVEHIDDDIGVLKQMSALLMPNGKVLVTVPAFQILWGAHDVVTHHKRRYTKRLLHSVFNQAGLEIERSSYFNFFLFPVAVARRIQAKITNVDEAKDLDMPSPLVNQILRSVFETEKFILPTFNFPIGLSLIAIGKRK; encoded by the coding sequence ATGGAAGAATTTCTTTATCCTCATTTCTACAAAATTGAAAACGAGCATTGGTGGTTTGCGGCGCGTCAGAAAATTTTGTGGAACTTCATTTCGAAAAATTTTTCTCTCAAGTCATCATCTAAAATACTTGATGTTGGTTGTGGAACCGGCGCAATACTCGATACGTTTTCAAAACATTTCGATGCGTACGGACAAGATGTTTCGCAGCAAGCGGTTGATTTTTGTAAACAGCGCGGATTAAAAAATGTGTTCCGCGGATTTTTGAATGAACTTCCCTCGTACTTAAACAATTTCGATTTAGTTACTGCGTTTGATGTCGTGGAACATATTGACGATGATATTGGCGTATTGAAACAAATGAGTGCATTGCTGATGCCGAACGGAAAAGTTCTTGTAACCGTTCCGGCATTTCAGATTTTGTGGGGAGCGCACGACGTAGTAACACACCACAAACGACGCTACACAAAACGGTTGCTTCATTCCGTGTTTAACCAAGCAGGATTAGAAATTGAGCGCTCGTCCTATTTCAATTTCTTTTTATTTCCTGTTGCTGTCGCGCGGAGAATTCAAGCGAAGATTACGAACGTGGATGAAGCGAAAGATTTGGATATGCCTTCGCCGCTTGTGAATCAAATCCTTCGTTCTGTGTTTGAAACGGAAAAATTTATTCTTCCCACGTTCAATTTTCCCATTGGTTTATCACTCATTGCCATTGGAAAGAGAAAATGA